CGGGCGATTGGGTCTGCCGGAGGGGACGGATTTCTATGCCACCTTCTACCAGCGGCTTATAAACGAACGCATGCAAAGCATCATCAAGTCGGCCTGGATCGAAACGGTTCAACAGACGCGCGTGGATGTGTTGAATTTGTTGAACCAAAAGCCGATCGATTTGAAGGTATTCGTGTGGAAGGAAACGCTAGATGATGTTCCGATGAATCTGAAAACAGCTCTGGACCGTTCGGTTCCTTCCAGCCGGAAATTGCTGATGAAAGCTAGAGGATACACGTCGTTCTTGGTTGGACTTACCGATTCACTTAACGGACGGCTGCAAACGTTAACGCGTGACGTTGGATCTTTTCTTTCGTCCTCAAGTCGGGTCGAAATTGAAGAAATGCTCACCTACTTTCGCCAGTGCTGCGTAGAAGGAGTTGCTGAACTGATAACGGCCATAAAATCGGCCGAGTTTGAACCGACCGTAGAACGGTACGCAATGTTGGCGAGATTTTTAACAGCCGTACGAGAACTGTGTCCAGCACTGAGGGAATGTTTTATACCGACAACGATCGGCGCCTTGTCCGAGAGCTGGTCTACTACGGGAAGGAAGTCTTCGTCCACTATGGCTGTTTCGGAGGAGGATCCGGAACGATGGTCGAAAGTGGCCGGACTGCTCGAGGACGAAAGTCTTCAATGCTGGACACTATGGGTGGAAAGATTCCAACAACTTTGGCCATCGCTACCGGTAGCCGTGGGGTACAGCACTCTCCTGAACGATTTTCCCGTCTGGGAGACAGTTACCATCGAGGAGAACGATGAAAACAACCAATCAATCCAATCGACGATCCGTGTTCCGTCGCAACCAAGCTTTCCGGTACAGAAATGTCTACATCACGTCCACGAACTGCTGAACGATGCCATCCCACAGACCATTCCACGTCCAACCATGCTGCTGATCGTCGAACGGCTGGCGAGTTTACTGCTAACCCATTACACCGCTTTAGCTGACGACGGGTTCGTAAAGCAGAATCAAACCGTAGCCTTACAGTTCTATCTCGATGTACGATTCCTTCAGCTCATGCTTATCGGACGCGAACAGAAGCAGCTAAACGAGAGCTTCAATGAACTAATTGGACGCTTAAAATCCTATATCGATCCGTTCGATTTTGACGTATTTTACACGCATCTGAATGCGAACGTTAAGCGATCCGTAGTTAAATTGCAACACTTTCTTGGCGCACTCATATGTCACAGTGAGCAGCTGTCTACGATGGTGGGCAGTGAAGCTGGAACGGATTTGTCGTCCAGTTCAGCAGCAGTGCTGGATAAAAACCCGAACATTCTTGCACTTAGTTGCAACAGTCTGAACATGGTGTGGTTCCCGCTGCTACCGGTCGTCAGTAAGGAACCGGCTCCAATGACGGCAGTGGACACGGTTGGGCTTAGCAGCTCTTCacagcaaaacgaaacgttCTCGACTAAGGTAGGTGCTATTTTCCGATTGGATAATTCTCGAGTATCTGTGGGAATGGGGATAAAATCGATGTAAGGATGACTCCGTGCCATTTGAtgactatttttatttcagacAGTTACTCGATCGTCTTAATATTCTTAGCTCACCTCACGTACCAAAGTGTGACACTTTCAAAATGGTTAAGGTTTTTATTCAGTGTGATTGTGTGAAagctgtttggtttttgttcttctacTAACCTATTTTAAGTGTTTCAAAAATTGGGAAAAGTATTTTCACTAAATTCTCCGTGTTGGCTCGCTGACAAATGACTGCATGAAAAATGTGCGATGCTTCTAAAATTAAATCGGATGCGCTTGGCTGACCAATACACCCAAAAACTAATGCGTCTTTTcctccgtttttttgttttgtaggattcgagaaaaacaacaaccggtGATGGTGAAACGGGAAAAGCCAACGTTACCATTGGCACATCGAAACAGTCCACCACGAAAGAGATCACACCAGCTGCTACGGCACAGAATTACGCCAAAGGAGCTGCCGCTTTCTTCGGTTTGGATAAGGATTGGTTCCGATAAACGACAAGGAAAGCGAGAGCCTGTCGATAAGGGTAAGATAGTAGATGCAGTAGAAAGGAAAGTCATTTgaattgcttcttttttatttccgttgaatgtttaaattgtatattcttttccaatttgtacaggaaaataatattaaaacaatcttAAAGATAGATAGATTGGGTGGTTTTGTCTTACATGAAAAGAtgacaattttttgttgttgtgtctgATTGTGTTTGAATGGCGAAAGAGATGGAAAATAATACAGCAGCGGATTGGTTCTGTGTTGCTATTGCTTACGGTACATcgttttaaactattttaacTTGAttgcctctttttttttgcaaggttagatttttttcggtttggcagcatccctttttttctttggaataGCCACCAAATAAATACATCAATGATAAACGCTCAAAATCGTCACAGTCCAAATCACATTCGAATTCCAAGGGGTTCCCTTTCGCGTGGCCTTGTCCCGAATCCGCTGCTGCTATCGCTTCCGGAAGTACGCCGGGGTAAGCGTCTGTCCGAGGAAGGAGTCGACCGACGATCCATCACTTTTTACCACCCTTCTTTCCTCCCTTGTCTCCGGCCGCTTTCCCACCGCCAGCACCACCTTTAGCGTCATTTCCACTTTTGGCGGCACCGCCACCTGCTGAGCCTTTTTTCTGAAACAATGTCCGAACTAGAATACCACGAACTCTGCCTGTGTCGCTTGTTGATTTTGCTGTAAACTCTACTTACACCACCCtggccaccagcaccaccaccaccagaaccGCCTCCCTTTCCTTTGCCCATGCTGTGTACTGTTGTCTGCTAAGGATGAAGTAtgatcaactttttttttaacactaaACTTGGAGCTTGTTGCGATGTGTATCCGAGGAAGGATCCAATTCAACTGGTCGTACTGGTTGATCACATCCGGACCAACTGGCAGCGTGCTTTGCTTTTTAGTAGTGGATGGTGGGGATAACGCAAGCCAATTTCGCGCCAAACAATATCAAGTCGTCATCCCTACGACGACGATCTGCTAAATTGTTTGACACCACCACAACACATTATGAGGTTTTGTAccttaaaaatagcaaaccagTCACAACCGGGTACGGTTGATTATCTTAATCCCGTGTAcgctcattctctctctcccttttatTGAGGGAATTCAAACATAGTGACGCGCACGACATTGAGATGTCCCACCGTAATCATCTTCCCGGCTTGGAAAATGTATTCGAGGACATGAACGAGGCGGCCATGAACTTGAAAATTTGTTAGTAATTGTAACTGCCAAGCCAAGGTGATTTGACTGTGTGTCGGTAGGCCCATTGCCAAAGGCCATTAACCGCGCTTTGTAGGACTGTCTTGTAGAGCGCCCTTGTAAAGGGTAGCCAAAGGAAAAAGGGGTGGAAACCTTAACCATTCAGACTTTGGCgctaatttttttaaaaagagaCGAAAAATTGAAGCGGAAGTACATCACATTTCACCACATTAGAACATGGTTGTCCGGTTGAATAAATGtgtacatttaatttaaattatgctAACAAAGTTTAGCAAAAATAATCGATTACTTTGTATCACATTTTGGGTTGGGAAAAAAGAACCATTATTTTTGCGTGTACTTCAAGACTTCATAATGCCTTTCTCCTTGAAGTGATCGCTGAAGAGATCAGTAAGGAAGTTACACAAAAtgagaaatatttgtttgtttttttttttattcataagggacggccaggccgtattgcagagaaatatttgttaatagattcttatttttcatttctttcaacaACTTTGGGAGGATTTTTGAAGACTATCGCTTGGATCAGATCGTCTGGTGCCATTGGAGTCAATTTTATTCTTGAAGCGAGCGTCCAACAGGCGCCTTGTTCGTCAAATGTCATCAGGGTCCGTAGGTTTTCGTCGTCTAAGAGATCTTGTTGTCTAAGGTGTTACTTAGAAGCAACTTTGTCTACCAAGAGACCTTAGTCACTTGGTAGGCAACTTAGTCATCTAAGgaatctttttggcttaatgacctgtTAGGTCATACCGACCATCTAATGACTTACTCAACTAAGGGATCTAATCGGTATTTGTGGTCTAATATCTTTTTGGGCGTTAGTATGTCCTAATGTCATTGAAATTCAATTCCTTTATAAGCATCCGAGAACCAACGGCATGTTTTCGACCACTTTCAAGGAGCGATCTTTATAAACACCTTCGTTAtgtgaaatatcagaaaatagaaaaaggaTAGATTGTTTATCCTCCAATCCAATTTAAAAGTTCCCCTGAATTCCTCTCCCATGATAAGCATCATTTATCCATATGAAATTAAACCTTTCTCATGTAGCAAGGTAGAAAGCGTCATGTGCTAATAATAGCTTGTGTATTTGGTTTGGTACGTGTTGTGAATAATGGCAATCAAATCGAAAGtacgtgtttgttttgttcaacgAAAAGCGCTAAATTTGTCATCGGGATAACGCAAAACTGCGTGCAAGGTCCACAGATATTCGCAGCTTAATTTGTTGTCCTAGCCAAACGACATGAAAAATGGTTTGTTGTCGTGTTTAATTTCGTTCCCAATTTTGCACGAGCCATGAACCTATTTTCGTTTCAACAATTATTAGAAATCGTGTACAGCGACCAAAACGACAAACAAACTAGGTCATCAAGGACGGATTTTTCGACGCGATTACGATTACGCCTCTATGTTTTAGGAGATGTATTGTAGAGTTTATTttgatctaaaaaaaaacgaaaacgacaAACATGAATCGTGTACTTCCTCTCCCAACATATGCGGCACAAGATGTAAAAGCGTTTCATTCACAACAATTTTAACTATGCCTCGCAATTATCGCGACACTGCTTCGTGCTGTCGATCTTGATCACATACTTGACGCAACATGTTGGACAAGTGCAAGGCATACTCTTTTATCTCGTCCGCTTCGCTGACTTTGGGAGTGTCTTCCGCTATCCGGGCTGGACATTTCCTTAGGGCTATCGCGTACAGGGCTTTATAGTGGGCGGCCGTATGTTCCTTCGGGTTTCCTGTCGCTTGTAGCGAAAGTTTTGTGAGCGTTAGCAATATCACCTGTAGTcgtttttcaaataattccaACAGCTTTTGAAGTTCTTggtaaccaccaccaccatcgcggGTCAAAGAATCTTCAGTGGCGTGCGGTTTTACACAGGCAATATGTTCTATGAGTGGGTACGCTTGCTTACAGAGAGCTAGCGCTATCAGTAGATGGTGTGTTTTGGCAGTTGTTGCCGATGCTTGTTCGCACTGGTACTCCTGCAGTGCGATCCTTTCCATTTGGATCTGCAGAAACTCTTGCGGTTCGGAGAGGCTTTCGAATATACTGGCTGCTTTTTCGTAGTGCAGTTTGGTCAATCGCAGACAGGTTTTACGACGATGTTCGTCCACCGTGTAGCGGTAGGACATGTGGTGATAGGATGCAATCCTGTGGGATGAAAACAATTGAATGGAAATTCTTCAAAACCAGACGTTGCTTTAAAAACCCTACCTGTGGTGTATTAAACCGGCGCGGAATGAGTAAAGCACCTGTTTCGGCCCACTGTTATCCTGATCGCACAGCTTCAGTGCTCGCTGAAGCATATCGACTACTTCCTGTTCTATTTCTTCCTGCGACTGTCCTTCGATCACGTTATGATCCTGCAGTTGCTTGGCCAGATTGAACGTTGCGGTCGATAGTTCCCACGTAACCAGGGACCATAGTTCCGGATTTTCCTTGCGTGTCCCGAGCGTCCCGAGAGCGCGCTGATAGTAAGCGAAGGCTTCGTGGTAGAACTTTTTCTGAACAGCCACATTATTGGGTCTAGAAATAAAAGGCAAATGAGCATTGATTGAGCCGAAACCAAGAGCGAAGGAAAGGGAATTAGTCAATCACTTACCGTTCTCCAACGAGATGAATGTGTGCCCGGAATCGCATAAACCGTCCCATATTACAAAGCAAGAAAGCCAAATTCGTTGTGTCGTTAACTGCTTCAAACAACGCGACACCTTTCTTGAGCGAATCGTACGACTTTTTCGACAACAGTTGATACAACGGTTCTGGCGTATCTATCGCCGACCCATCATCCGGTCGCTCCACGGCCCAATACTTTTGATACTCTTCCTGTGCCCAGTGCATATACTTTACGCCAAGCTCGTTACGGACGCTTCCCAACCGTCGCCGCAGCTCGTCCTGCGAGTCCTTGGCAGCACCACTGATCGCCGTCTCGTAACAGCTGCAGCTCGTTATCATCAGCTGTTCGATGTTTTCCGTTGGGGCGGGAAGCGTATTCTCCACCTCGCTACCAATATCCTTCACCAGCTCCTCCATTATGAGCTGATCGAGATGATGCTCGTCAGCGAACTGTGCCAAATGTTCGCCGATTCGATTCCAATCTTTAACGAGCTGGAAAAAGCAATCGCCTGCACGGCCGAGCAAAAGGCTGCGCTGAGAGGACACGCATGAGATGTACTTCGTTACGACCTGCTGACAACGGATGGCCGAATACAGATGGCGAAGTGTCGCGCCGTACCGTTGCTGGGCGTACTCCTGTTCGGCCATGGTCGCATACACGAGGCACGCTTTCTCGAACAGCAGAATCTTCAGATGAACGTTCCACGATTTAATTACACCGATCTGTCCCTTAAGCAGCAATGCCCGTGGATCTACTTCCTGTGCCCGATCTGACTCGGTTTGCTTACTATTGGTGCCAACTTTTTGCGACTTTTCTGCGCCTCTTCCTTTCGAACGCTTTTTGCCACCTTTTTTCGCCTCCGAATCTTTCTCCTCCGATAAAGCTTGTTCCTGCTGCCCTGTTTGCTTCCAGCCCATCGGAATAATCTTTTCCGGATCGATTGGACGTGCTTCGGGACGAAGGGGCTGGTATGGCAGTGGGATGGGATTGTCCGATTTTGCCATGTTAGGATTTGTCTCTTCGTGAACAATCTTTTGCCGTTCggcttctttttccttttcgcgcTGCTTTTGCTCCTCGTAGCTGTCAAAATACTGCAAACACTGAAGACCGTCGACGATGTGCTGTAGGGCAATGATGCATCGTTCCGTCGTGTCACAGAGAAGTGGCGCTGGTCGGGAGTTGTGATGCTTACCCAATCGTTCCTCCACTTTGTACTCTTTCAACGTATCTTTGATGCTTTTAATTGCAGCTTCCAGTTTTGTCCCATTGCCTGGTCGACCTTGTCGCTCTCCCTGTTCGTCGCCAGTAGTAGGGGCCTCATCTTCCGTCTCGTCTAGCCCGTTCTCGGACGGAGTGGAATTACGTTCTCCACACAGATATCCGGTTTCATCATCGTCCTCTTCGAGCGTTGTGTTGAATTTGGGTGAACCTGAGAAAGAAATATATTAATTGACATTGTtctaataaaaagaaacatttatttagCGCCTTTCTTACCAGGATCCGTGTCGGCAGGAATATGCAAATCCGATAAAATATAGTGCGAAGACGTCACTATCTGTGGATACTTTTCTTTGGGCAGTAATTTAATGCAATTGTTCAGCAGGGTCCGGATGGCGCCCGCTCTCGATGCTGATAAGTTTCCATTTTCAACGgaatttttcatatttcttgcTACGGTGTACAGCAACATCGCTACCGGCACGGTAAAAGGATTCTGACCACCGGTGGGATGGTTTTCCTCCCCATCCTCTCCACCGGCTCCTGCTGGATCCTTTGGAGGaagcttttcctttccttctccttcctCCGTCTCATCCTCCGCCGTGGAACCTTCTCCGTGTGCTTTGCAAAGTGTGGTTAAATCGTACAGCTTCACCACATCATCATTGCGTGCTTTAAACAACCAGTACGTGTGTCCTGCCTTTGTAACGTTCGCTTTCAGGAATGCAAGGATGTTTTGTGCCACGTTGCGGATCAGTTGTGGTGAAAATTCGGAATTTTCCAAACGAGGTAAATCTTCCGTCTTGATCAGCTCGTACCGCTGCACAATCCCGTCCAGATGGTAGCACATAACGACTTCCGGCACGTTGGACATTAAATTATCTAACCAGTAATCGATTCCGGTCAGTACGTTAATCGGTTTGGATTCGTCTCGTAGCCGCAAACTGATGCACGGTCGATTCGCTCCACCAAAGATCGGCATATCAGTACCGATTAGCATACGGATGTCCTCGAATGTCCAAATCACGTTCCGGTTAAACATGTGGTTCGTTTGCTGTGCATCGGGAAAGTGCTCCTCTTTCGTCGGTTCCGGCAGTACCGGGCCCGCCAGTGGCAGTGGTGTGTACGGTGCGCAATCATTCTGCACTACAGTGTGTGGTTCGCTCCTGGTAGCATCATCCTGTTCGCCCGACTGTAAACTATGGTACAGAAACTTGGACGTAAGATACTTTTGCTGAAAGGCTTCACGTGTTTTTGGATGCAGAAACAGCTTGCGCTCACTATCGTTGAGACTTTTGAGTATGTTTTCATAGATGAACGAACGCAACCAATGCCAGTCGGCTTCCTCCTGCAGCAGCAAATATTTCGCCACATCGAACTCATCGATGAGCAACGTATTTTCGATCCGATGCACAATCATCGAGATGACACTCTTCCGCGAGTACGGTAGCTTGAGCAATCGTTTAATGTTTTCCGCATCCGAAACCACATCCACCCCACCGACACAGTCGGGAAACATGTTGGCCATCCGGAAGCTACTAAATCCCGCCTGATGGGATAGGAATTGTCCCAGTCCGTACGAGTTGGCCGAATTGCTTAACCAGTTCGAGGGTGGCATGTTTAGATTGGTGTTGCACTTCAACCGACCGAACGGTACCGTACTTTGTACGACCGAAAACCGTACGATAGCGTTCGACTTCACTTGTTGGCCAGGGTCATCCGCATGCCCATCTTTCGACACCGTGGTAATGCGCGGGCACAGCTGTATTTCTGTGTCATCCATCTGGTAGCGAAAAGAAACCGTAAACTAATCGGTGATGCTTGGTGGCGTTTAAAAGCGGGTTCGATTGGAACTTACCGTTTGTAATATCACGCAGAGCAATTGGCATTAGTTCTGTGCACTGTTCCAGCAGTATGGCGCTTTTGGGTAATTTCTAGAATGTGTGAGACCGATCCagggaaaagaaggaaaacaatgaTTTGACAGATGAGCAGAACCGgctgttttgttggtgttgtttacTTAAAGAGCACATAGGTCACATACGTTGGTGAAAGCGATTGACTGATCCGGGAAAGTATCAAACAACCttgttcatttatttatgaatgaaaaaagtttttttaaatgtacaaattaatttataaaacgATTGTTCTgtgtaaacaatattttttgtttaataaataaggttaaaatattgcttaatttaataattagCGCTTGGGACaagaatttgaataaaaattatgtcATCAAATTGGCCAGTTAGTCCACTGTGCTCAGCTGTCAAGGATCGTTTTGCCGTGAACAACATTGTGCAGGTGTTGTGCAACATAAATGGAAAGCACAATAAATCGGCGAAAAACAGGTGAATTCCATTTTCTATCCCcaattctgtttttttcgCGCTTTTTCCCAACATTAATAGAGTTTATGCGTGAGAAAAAATGGTCGCTTCAATTGGAGTTCTGCAGTTTATTGgtcttcattttattgtagCTGTTTGCCGCTTCTCCTGAAAAGTACTAGAGCGGTGTGTTTTCTCATTTACAACTGCTGTAAATAATGATCCGTTAGTAGGATGTGGAAATGGGAGGTAAAAAAGCGTTGCATTTCGAACGTTTCCTTCCCGGTCGACCGGCTTTGCAAGCACAGCATAGAACATGGTGGATCAAAAATTGATTCTtaccaaacacgcacacattcacgGATCAGACATATCTCCCCTCGTTCGATGGGAGGGGGCGATTGAAGCAAACACATCACAACATGCTCGCTACATGAGATATCCTTCACTTCCTTCGTTACAGAACCGAACGACGAACTGTGTGTTTGGCAGGCAGTTAAGGACCCTACGGTAACTTGCCGTCGTTTCCAGCATTTGGCTCATCCCATCTCTCCTTCGCCTTCGTCGCGTTCCGGTTTGTTGCTTCTGTCTCCGTtgcgggtgtgtgtgcgcgcgcgattACTCGATGCATTCGTTCGTGCGTTCGTCGTGTGCCGTCGTCAAAAATTCCTTTGTGCTGAACCAGTGCGGACGTCCCGTGTTGCTGAACGCTGCTGCTACATTCCACACGTCAAAGATGGTCCAAATTAAGGTAAGTGGCATTGAAGGGCGGTTGCGAGAACGGTTTATTCGGCAAACATAAATTACATAATACCTTAAAGAAGCGCGCTCAATGATCGAGTGCTGATTGGCATTTGCGTCAAGCAAGCGTCATAGATCGTGAGTTGATGCTAGGTGCCTCAACGGGAAGAAGAGCTGTGAAGAACCGATCGACTACAGGGCCACGTAGAAGCCGGTAGAAGCCGTACTAATCAGCAAGTCGATTATGTGAGTCAAAGTAGGCTAGGCAGACCGTGAACTTCGGACGTTTTGGTGGCAATGAATTCTTCTTTTCCATTTGATCCAAACGTTGAACACCCGTGGTTTTCACCATTTCGAATGTTGTGAAATTAGTGAGGTTATGCTTAAAGATAAGGTTAGTTTAACCCATAGATAAGTTGAAAATCTAATAGTTTCCCGGCAGCTTAAAAACGTgcccaaaaattcaaatttaaccaGTAGATAAGTGCACTTCAAACGAAATCGTACCGCGTCCACGAATAGTAGCGGGGCTTGATGAGCTGCGAGTGCATTTGCATTTATGCTCACTGATGCATGATGCGtttatttcttgtttgttttgccattaggcaaatgcaaatatggcttctagcagcagcagcagcagcagcattctaGCCCGGAAGGCCCGAGAGTGTTTTCATAGTGGCGTGGATGAAAAGGACGAAAAGGTGTCCTACTAAACCGTGGATTGGTCGTATAATTCGCACGTACGGTACGGCGATCGATACTAACGAGCAGGCACCGCGTGAGTATCGTTTTTTGTCGTTATTTATGATACCTCGCTCGCCCCACTGTGTTAAGGCGGCAGCATCGGCAGCAACATGTTGTGAACGACCAACATGAACATTTGAAAACACATCAGTAAAAGGAGCATGCTAGGTACTAGGGCACGCTCGAATTTGTTCTGTGAAACgtgcgcacgtgtgtgtgaaaggcatatatattttttgtattgtttccaTAACATTTCCCATTTGTTTCGGAACGATAATAAGCACCATTTGGTTGGCTACTTGTAAGCAACAAAGCCacagcatcatcaccaacatcaTTACCGCCCCACACATAGGTGGAGGTGCTCGAATTTTCCAGCACGTTAAGCCTAGCAATGCTGTCACGGTgggaattttccacccagactattcaaaaaaaaaaaaaaaacacgcaaagtGGTGGTTGGGATGTGAGGTAAAGTTATGCTATGAATCCTTTTTCGAATGGTTGAATATTGTATGTGTTGCTTTCTCTTTTGggaggggtttttgttttcattcctgCCCAT
This genomic window from Anopheles maculipalpis chromosome 2RL, idAnoMacuDA_375_x, whole genome shotgun sequence contains:
- the LOC126559708 gene encoding conserved oligomeric Golgi complex subunit 1, with protein sequence MAKNVDLLNIDVDQLFKQHNVAEIDLVHKRLLNEIELKREELRTMVGERYRDLLKAADTIGEMKHTAGSIIGNIDRITVRCQQLNEHNLIGFRTGTDYQRMQKKHRDHNFHGVIVQIKLLTSLPEMIWSSIDREDYFVATQLFIFARHISTGLSLDTERDTMRKFPVAAKQWQVLSQFFFTIEAACRESLGREELSVAVASKSLASWLLLESCPVEQTLSMFTERRSKAYLDVLDESETVYEKVKDKLLASLKVLIGTVRLFYECFLDDGTDNDRVGGFQRELQHITGDKAAPTMGLIRSEDPMIMQMVPEMIAKFRPRLERITLEEEKIRAAVSAFLSSIETAVAGRLKRLVSLVPSIKTLHDIKMQAIALEKPSNWGTITGRLGLPEGTDFYATFYQRLINERMQSIIKSAWIETVQQTRVDVLNLLNQKPIDLKVFVWKETLDDVPMNLKTALDRSVPSSRKLLMKARGYTSFLVGLTDSLNGRLQTLTRDVGSFLSSSSRVEIEEMLTYFRQCCVEGVAELITAIKSAEFEPTVERYAMLARFLTAVRELCPALRECFIPTTIGALSESWSTTGRKSSSTMAVSEEDPERWSKVAGLLEDESLQCWTLWVERFQQLWPSLPVAVGYSTLLNDFPVWETVTIEENDENNQSIQSTIRVPSQPSFPVQKCLHHVHELLNDAIPQTIPRPTMLLIVERLASLLLTHYTALADDGFVKQNQTVALQFYLDVRFLQLMLIGREQKQLNESFNELIGRLKSYIDPFDFDVFYTHLNANVKRSVVKLQHFLGALICHSEQLSTMVGSEAGTDLSSSSAAVLDKNPNILALSCNSLNMVWFPLLPVVSKEPAPMTAVDTVGLSSSSQQNETFSTKDSRKTTTGDGETGKANVTIGTSKQSTTKEITPAATAQNYAKGAAAFFGLDKDWFR
- the LOC126556758 gene encoding erythroid differentiation-related factor 1 yields the protein MDDTEIQLCPRITTVSKDGHADDPGQQVKSNAIVRFSVVQSTVPFGRLKCNTNLNMPPSNWLSNSANSYGLGQFLSHQAGFSSFRMANMFPDCVGGVDVVSDAENIKRLLKLPYSRKSVISMIVHRIENTLLIDEFDVAKYLLLQEEADWHWLRSFIYENILKSLNDSERKLFLHPKTREAFQQKYLTSKFLYHSLQSGEQDDATRSEPHTVVQNDCAPYTPLPLAGPVLPEPTKEEHFPDAQQTNHMFNRNVIWTFEDIRMLIGTDMPIFGGANRPCISLRLRDESKPINVLTGIDYWLDNLMSNVPEVVMCYHLDGIVQRYELIKTEDLPRLENSEFSPQLIRNVAQNILAFLKANVTKAGHTYWLFKARNDDVVKLYDLTTLCKAHGEGSTAEDETEEGEGKEKLPPKDPAGAGGEDGEENHPTGGQNPFTVPVAMLLYTVARNMKNSVENGNLSASRAGAIRTLLNNCIKLLPKEKYPQIVTSSHYILSDLHIPADTDPGSPKFNTTLEEDDDETGYLCGERNSTPSENGLDETEDEAPTTGDEQGERQGRPGNGTKLEAAIKSIKDTLKEYKVEERLGKHHNSRPAPLLCDTTERCIIALQHIVDGLQCLQYFDSYEEQKQREKEKEAERQKIVHEETNPNMAKSDNPIPLPYQPLRPEARPIDPEKIIPMGWKQTGQQEQALSEEKDSEAKKGGKKRSKGRGAEKSQKVGTNSKQTESDRAQEVDPRALLLKGQIGVIKSWNVHLKILLFEKACLVYATMAEQEYAQQRYGATLRHLYSAIRCQQVVTKYISCVSSQRSLLLGRAGDCFFQLVKDWNRIGEHLAQFADEHHLDQLIMEELVKDIGSEVENTLPAPTENIEQLMITSCSCYETAISGAAKDSQDELRRRLGSVRNELGVKYMHWAQEEYQKYWAVERPDDGSAIDTPEPLYQLLSKKSYDSLKKGVALFEAVNDTTNLAFLLCNMGRFMRFRAHIHLVGERPNNVAVQKKFYHEAFAYYQRALGTLGTRKENPELWSLVTWELSTATFNLAKQLQDHNVIEGQSQEEIEQEVVDMLQRALKLCDQDNSGPKQVLYSFRAGLIHHRIASYHHMSYRYTVDEHRRKTCLRLTKLHYEKAASIFESLSEPQEFLQIQMERIALQEYQCEQASATTAKTHHLLIALALCKQAYPLIEHIACVKPHATEDSLTRDGGGGYQELQKLLELFEKRLQVILLTLTKLSLQATGNPKEHTAAHYKALYAIALRKCPARIAEDTPKVSEADEIKEYALHLSNMLRQVCDQDRQHEAVSR